One Bythopirellula goksoeyrii genomic window, CCTGACTCAGCTTCAGTAGTCGACGCGATGTCACCAATGGCAAAGGCGCCGGGGTGATCCTTGATCTGTAAATCGGGGCCAACAGGCACATGCCCACCCGGGGCGAGTTCAATTCCCAGTGACGCAGCAATAGGATTCGCCTGCAAGCCCGCTGCCCAGACAAGAGTGTGTGTCTTCACTTTCTCACCACTGGCTAGTGTGATTTCCTTCGCTCCGACTTCTGCCACACCAGATTCTGTCTGCACCTCTACGCCGCGCTCCTCCAAAGCCTTACGGGCATAGTCGCGCAGTTTCGGTTTGAAGGGAGCAAGGAGATGGGGCGAATGTTCGTAGACAATCACCCGCGCCTCATCGATCGGCAGATTGGGGTAATCTGCTTTGAGTTCCGTGTGCAACAGGTCGGCCATTGCCCCTGCCAGCTCAGTTCCGGTGGGGCCACCGCCGATGATACAGAAACTGAGCGCCCCGTCATCGATCAATTTCGGTTCTTTGTCGACGGCCTCTAGCGTCTTGAGAATGTGGTCATGCAATCGAATCGCATCGTTCATCGTATAGAGCGGCAGCGCGTGTTCGGCGGCGCCTGGCGTGCCGTGATAATTGACAATTGCCCCGAGGGCCAGCACCAGATAGTCGTAATCCAGAGGTGACATACCGTCCACTACGACTTGCTTCTTGGCCAGATCGACGCTGTTTACTTCGCACTTGTGAAATACCACATTGTTGTGGCGATGCAGCAAATCACGAACTGGGTATCCGACTTCAGTCGGGTCGAGCTCCTGGGTAGCCACTTGATACAAAAGCGGCTGAAAGGTGTGATAGTCGTGCTTGTCGAGAATGGTAATCCGCACCGGCGCATCCCGCAACTCTAGCACGGCGCCTACGCCACCAAATCCAGCACCCAAGATCACGACATGGGGAGTTGAAGAGTCGTCAGTTGTAGATCGTTGGTCGTTAGTCATTGGTCATTGGACTTTGTTAATTGGTCATTGGGTTTTCGTTTTCTGGCGACTTCTCCTTGATCACCTTTCCGCTTCGCGCAAAGGAAATTCCCTGTTGCGATCTGGTGTCGATCATCACAGCCTCGATGATTGGTTCGGTGACCGGCTCGTTGGAAACCCACTCCACCAGAAAATTCGCGCCACTTCCCCCGGAGGTGTCATCGCGCTCGATGAGAAATTCTGTCGTCGCGAGTGGACCTAACGGCAGTGGTTTGTCGAGATAGGATTTTACTTCGTTACCCTTGGTATTATAGTATCGCACCGAGCTCACAATGATCGGCCGGTCGAGACTCGTATTTCGAACGCTCAACGTAATTGTCAGCAGATGCGGCTTGCCATCTTCGTGATAGACATGCGAATAAGCGGGGACGTAAACTGTTTGCCCCTGCACCGGATGCGCTGTCAGTAGTTCTAGTTTCTCATCTAGGAGCGACTCATCCATAGCCTGTGGAGCTTGAAATCGCAGGGCATCGGCCACCGTATCGAGTCGGCGTTCCATGTACCATGCGGCCAAGAAAATCGGCACGACAAGCACCAGAAAACAGACCAAGAGTATCAACCAAAATCGACGCATGAACGCGTCGACATCCGAGTCTTCAATCTTCGCCATGGCAATCCTCGTGCTGCGTGTCGGAAACTGACCTCACTGAGATGATAGCAGACCATAACTGAGTTGCCTGCATCCTGCAATCAAGAGTCGACACGAACCCGGAAATATCCTGAATAGAAGTGAAAAACGCGATCTAGTCTGTTGAGCGAAGCACTGGCTTTGCAGGAGTTCGCCAAATCAACTAAACTGGGAGTTTGGATCGTGTCGATTAGGTAAATTAGCCACTTTATTCTTATCACTCTGGATTTTAACAGTGATGTTTAATCGTTGCGACATCTCGAAGCGAGTCATTGCCCTGTTGGGGGTGGTGCTGGCATTGTCGTCCGGTTTCCAGAGCGTCCATTGGGTCTGTGCACTTGGTGGCTGTGAGATCGCCGCACTTGAGACTCATACTGCCGCAGAGACGCATGCTTGCTGTCACTCACACGACTGCCACGCAAGCAAGGTGGCTACCCCGGCGGAGAGTGATCCGAGTCACGATTGCCCCTGCCCTCCGGAATGTTGGTGCCATCAAGCACCGCAGCCATTGGAACTTCCGCGCACGGCGCCGGAGCCAACTGAGTTGTTGCTCCAGGGTTTTGTCTGCAATCCTGCTTCAACGATCGTCATGGCGAACTGCGATTTTCTGTCATCGCAATCTGCAGCCGGTGCCATTGAGGATGCCGTTGAAACCTCAGCTGAGCGTTGCGCTCATCTTTGCCGCTTTCTGATCTGAGACGGCGTTTTTCGTACTGCATGACACGCAGGGTATCTTTGCGCTTCAGGATTGCGCCCTAGCCGGACCAACACCTTGGTCCAGGAAGTCCCGGAGTCAAGTGTGACTCCGGCTAGGAAATGATCGTTCTCATTAAGGAATCTCGATATGAAATCGTTTTTTTTGTTAGCCTTACTAACTCTCCCCCTCGCGGTCGGCTGTGGTTCGGCAGGCGAATCCCCTGCCACTGCGGGCCACGCGAAAGCCGTGAGCTTTGACGGCAGCAAGTTCCTCTTAGCTGAGGAACCTGACGATGCCATAGGAGTCATCGAAGCTCGGGAAGAGGCCGAAGATGGCGAGCCGCTAGTCCTGGTGGGTCGCATTGGTGGTTCAACCAATCCGTGGATTGAAGGTCGTGCGGCGTTCATGTTGCTCGATGCTTCGATCTCGGTAATTGACGAAGGCGAAGAGTGTGAAGAAGGCGAAATCTGTACCGGCGATTGTTGTGCGACAGATCGAGCCAACTGCACGACGCTGGTCAAAGTGTTGGATGCAAACGGACAGTTGGTGACAGTCGATTCTCGCGAATTGTTGGGCTTGAAAGAGTCCGACATGGTCGTCGTCGCTGGCAATGCCAAAAAAGACGACAGCGGCAACTTCGTCATGCTCGCCAACGGTGTTTACATTCGTCGCTAGAGGACTCTCCATGCTTGGACAACGACTACTCCCCTGGGACTACGGTGTGCGGAACTTGTTCCGCCGACCGACGCGAAGTGCGCTCACACTTGGTGGGCTCACGATCGTTGTCTTGTTGGTGCTGGTCGTCGTGGGATTCATTCGTGGGCTGGAAAAATCTCTTTCGGCTACGGGCAATCCCAACGTGGTGCTGGTTTACTCGCTGTCGTCCGCAGCCGATATCGAAAACTCGTCGATCCCCGGGCGGACCCCTGCCCTGCTCGCGGCAAGCGTCGACGGGGTCAGCCGCCAACAAGGAGTTGAATATGTATCACCCGAGTTGTATCTCGGAACACGCATCAGCACGGCCAACATGTCTGAACCGGGAATGGGTCTGGTTCGTGGGGTGACAACCGCTGCACCGCTGGTACGCGACCAAGTCCAATTAGTTGAAGGCGCCTGGCCACATGCAGGCGAAGTGATGGTCGGACGACTGGTTCACTCCAAACTGGGTGCCAACAAGAAAGACCTCGCGATTGGCCAGCAGGTGACGTTCGACGGGCGCACTTGGACGATCAGCGGCCACTTCACCGCTGCGGGTTCTGCCTTCGAATCAGAAGTGTGGGCACCACTGGCCGAATTGCAAACGACACTCAAGCGACAAGACCTCAGCTTGGTAGCGGTCCGAATGGATTCGCCTGACAATGTGGCTGATGTCGATATATTCTGCCGCGAGCGGATCGACTTGGAACTCAAAGCGGTTTCAGAGAGTGTCTACTACGCGAGCCTGCAAAAGCATTACAAACCCGTGCGGATGTTAGGCTGGGTAGTGGTCGCATTGATTGCCGGCTCAGGGATTTTTGCGGGGCTCAACACCATGTACGGCGCTGTCGTGGGTCGCATCCGAGAACTGGCCACGCTTCAAGCATTGGGTTTTCGACGCCGCGCAATTCTCCTGACGCTAGTCCAGGAGGCAACACTGCTCGCCTGTGCGGGAGCGCTCATCGCCTGCATCGTGGGGCTTTCACTGGTTGACGGCGCTGCAGTCCGCTTCACCATGGGCGCCTTCATGCTCAAGGTCGACAGCGTGGGAATTGCCGTCGCCTGTGGCGTGGCGGCCTTGCTGGGTGTCGTCGGTGCGCTCCCTCCCGCTGTCAAGGCAATGCGACTGCCTGTGGTAGAGGCAATCAAATCAATCTAAGTATCATGCCAAACAATACCTCTCAACTTGATCTGAGCCAACTGGCAGTCAACCGCGACAAGCCCACGGGCTCGTCGCTACGAATCAAGCGATCATGGTTGACGCGTTACGTGCTGCCTGGGGGAATCCTGCTTGGCTTTGTCTGCCTGTTCGCCTGGGCGACGCGCGACAGCTTTCTGCCGGCTCAGTCGATCACAGTCACTCCGGTGGTGGTCAGCCGTGCGGAGATTAAACAAGAAGGAACACCGTTGTTTCAAGCAGCCGGATGGATCGAACCTCGACCAACGCCGGTCGTGGCTTCGTCTCTCGCCGCGGGAGTGATCCAAGAGATGCTGGTCATCGAGGGGCAACACGTCAAGAAGGGCGAACCAGTCGCCACGTTAATTGATACCGATGCCAAACTGACACTTGGCCAAGCCGAAGCCCAACACACGTTGCAACAAGCGGAAGTCAGGCGGGCAGAGGCAGCCCTCGCTGCCGCAAAAACTAATTTTGCCAAACCGCTGAGTTTGCAGGCCGCGCTTGCCGATGCTGAGACGTTGCTGTCCAAAACCGAGCTCGAACTGAGCAATCTCCCCTACGCACTGGAGGCAGCCCAAACCCGCCAAGAACTCGCTACCGTCAATGTTCGTCGTAAGGAAAACGCAGGAGAGGCGATTCCGGGGCGCATTCTGCGCGAAGCAAAAGCCGAATTGGCGACTGCCAAAAACGCTGTCAGCGAACTCGTGGCCCGGGAGCCGCTGCTTCGCGCGCAACTGAAATCGTTGACTCAGAAACGCGACGCTCTTGCCGAGAATCTTGAACTCTTGACGGAAGAAACTCGTGCCCTGGCAGAAGCGGAAGCGAATCTGGCCGTTGCCTCGGCGCGAGCCGAGCAAACCCGCCTGCGGGTCGAGACGGCCAAGCTACAATTAGATCGTATGATTGTCCGCTCGCCGATCGCCGGTTGCGTACTGAGTCTCGAAGCAAGACCTGGACAATGGCTCTCGGGAGTCGGCTCTTCGAAAAGCCAGGGCTCAAGCGCCGTTGTCGGCCTCTACGATCCGAAAAACTTGCAAGTCCGCGTCGATGTGCGACTCGAGGATGTGCCACAAGTAATCATAGGACAGCCTGCGTTAATCGAAACGGCAGTGCTTCCGTCCCCCATCGACGGCCAAGTCATTTCGGTCACCACGTTGGCCGACATCCAGAAAAACACTTTGCAAGTCAAAGTCGCCGTGAACGATCCTCCGGCAGTCATTAAACCAGAAATGCTCGGCAAAGTAACGTTCCTCGCTCCACCCTCGCCCATTTCTGAGGAAACGACGGGAGAATCACCGCTGAGACTGTTTGTTCCGCAGGATCTGATCACGGAGAGCGAAGGAGCAGCGAGTGTCTGGATAGCGGACCTTACAGGAAAAACAGCTCGACAAAAAACTGTGACACTCGGCCACGGCACAACCGAAGGGGGCTTGGTCGAAATCCTCGACGGCCTGCAACCGACCGACAAATTAATCGTCGCCGGCCGCGAGTCGGTCACCGAAGGAGCACGCATCCGCATCAAATAGTTTAGTAGCGACCCGCTGTCGAGTCCTGCTCGACAAGGGCAGCGAGAAAGTTCGTCCAACAGGAAACCCATCATGTCACTAGTCAACGTCACCAACGTCACCAAAGAATACGCCAACGGCGAGGAAACGATCCGTCCCCTCGACGGGGTAAGCCTGTCGGTCGACGAAGGCGACTTCGTCTCGTTGATGGGGGCCAGCGGGTCGGGCAAGAGTACTCTCTTGAATCTCATCGCAGGAATCGACCAAGTCACCTCTGGCGAAATCGTCGTGGCGGGCACCGACATCACCAAACTCTCCCGCGGCAAACTAGCCGACTGGCGCGCCCGTCATATCGGCTACATCTTTCAGACGCACAACCTGATTCCCGTTCTTACGGCCTATGAAAACGTGGAACTACCGCTGTTGCTGCTCCCTATGTCGGGCGCAGAACGCCGCAAGCGAGTTGAAATTGCTCTCGAAGCGGTCGACCTCACCTCCCGAGCGACCCACTATCCCCGCCAAATGTCAGGTGGACAAGAACAGCGAGTTGGCATCGCACGGGCAATCGTTGCCAATCCTACCGTCGTCGTCGCTGACGAACCGACCGGTAGTCTCGACGATGAAACTACCGAACAGATATTGCAACTCTTGGAGCGGGTCAATAACGAACTCGGGATGACGCTGCTCCTTGTTACTCACGAAGCCGATGTAGGAGCACGTGCCAAACGACGGATCCGACTCGAACATGGCCGTCTGCTGGAAAACGGTAAGGAAACCAAGGCCACTCATCTAAGGACGGCATAACTGTGTTCAAATTTATCCCCTATGTCCTGAAAAGCCTCTGGCGACATCGCGCACGCACGCTGCTCACCGTGAGCGGCACGGCAGTCGCTCTGCTGGTGTTCTGCTTCATCGGAGCGGTGCAGCAAGGTTTGCTCGCACTCACTGCTGGAGAAGACGCAGGTCGCACGCTCATCGTGTTCCAGGAAAACCGATTCTGTCCGCAGAGTAGCCGACTGCCCCAAGACTATGAACGTACGATCTCAAAAATGGCGGGCGTCCAAGACGTGGTGCCGATCAAGGTATTCACCAACAACTGCCGTGCGAGCCTCGACTCGATCGTCTTTCAGGGAATTCAGCCCGAGAAGATTAAGGCGTGGCGCGACTTCGACTTGCAGTCCGGTGACTTTTCCTCGTTCGCAGCTCAAGATGATGCGGCTCTGGTCGGAGCAGACGTGGCCACCCGGCGCGACCTGAACGTAGGAGACAAGTTCACGATCGGCGATGTGTCGGTCGTCATCCGTGGCGTGTATCAATCACCCGTAGCCGCTGAGAACAATCTCATCTTCACGCAACTCGAATTTCTCCAGCGTGCCCGGGGTGCCAACGAAGTCGGCACGGTCACCCAACTGGAAGTACATCTCAACGACTCGGCCGATCCTGAGACACTTGCTAAACAAATCGATCAAGAATTCAAATCCGGCCCCGTGGCGACCACCACTCGTACAAAGGGGATGTTTCAAGCTGACACGCTCGCCGATCTGGCAGAACTGATCGGCTTTGTCCACTGGCTCGGCTACGCCTGTGTGGGACTGGTTCTGTCGCTCGTGGCCACCACCACAGTGATGGCCGTCCAAGACCGCATCAAGGAACACGCGGTCCTCCAGACATTGGGCTTGCGTCCGCTGCGCGTGTTCAGCTTGATCCTCACCGAGAGTCTACTCTTGAGTACGATAGGAGGCATCCTTGGAGTTGCCGGTAGTGCCTTGCTATTGTCGTCTTCCGGCATGTCAGTCGCTGCTGAAGGGGTAACGATCGCATTTGAACCATCGCTTGCCCTCGCCATTCAAGGTATCGTAGTAGCCGTTGTGGTCGGTATCCTCGCAGGCATCACCCCTGGCTGGCAAGCTTCAAGAACAGAAATTGTACCAGCTCTGAGGCACGCTTAATCACAATCGCACCGAATCAATTTAAGAATAGAACGCAGATGAACGCCGATTTAACTGAATTACGCGGATCTATTAAATCTGCGGTGATCGGCTAAATCCGCATTCTTCCGCGGACCCTTGCTTCACTCCGGTTCTTTCATTTTTCAATGCTTAATTCATCAAACAACACACCAACTACCGACTCCTCCGCAGACATTCGTCTGCGGATCACCGGCATGGATTGCGCCGAAGAGGTAACGCTTCTTAAACGCGAGTTGGGGCCTTTGGTTGGTGACACGGATCGACTCCAGTTCGACATCTTCAATCGCAAGCTGACGATTCGTCAAGGAACCCCCACGGTTTCGCCAGATGCAATGATCGCGGCTGTCACCAAGACTGGCATGAACGCCGAGACGTGGAATGATGAACCGACGGGAGCTGGTGATGGCCACGATCACGCCAGCCGGTCGCGCACTATTCTTACGGTTTTTTCGGGAGTATTCGGCTTAGGCGGTCTGTTAACACACGCCTGGCTGGAGGGTGGGTTTACCAACGCCCTCGGCTCTGAAGGGATGGGACTTAACACGAGTGTTCCGCTGCCAGCTATTGCACTTTACGTGGCTGGAATCATAGCGGGGGTTTGGTATGTCGCCCCGCGCGCCCTGCATTCGGCCAAGCGGATGATGCCGGACATGAATCTGCTGATGTTCATCGCCGTCTGCGGGGCCGCCTTGATTGGGGAGTGGTTCGAAGCGGTAACCGTCTCGTTCCTCTTTTCGCTCTCGCTGCTCTTGGAATCATGGAGCGTTGGCAGAGCACGGCGAGCGATTGCCGCCTTGATGGATCTCGCTCCGGTCCAGGCCCGCGTACGTAATGAACAAGGAAACGACATTGAAGTCACCCCCAACGAAGTCGCCATTGGACAACTGTTCTATGTACGTCCCGGCGAAAAGATCCCGTTGGACGGCACTATCCAAGCCGGCTTTTCTGCGGTCAACCAGGCACCGATCACCGGCGAAAGTGCACCGCTGACCAAAGGGCCAGACGATCAAGTCTTTGCCGGCACGATCAACGGTGATGGCTCTCTGGAAGTTGCCTGCACCAAACCAGCCAACGACACCACTCTGGCCCACATCATTCAGTTGGTCGAGGAAGCTCAATCGAATCGTGCCCCTTCCGAGCAATGGGTTGAGAAATTCGCCCGTTACTACACGCCAATCGTCATGCTAATGGCGGCGCTCGTCATGATTGTGCCGCCACTATTTTTTGGCGGTGAGTGGAGCGATTGGTTTTATCGCTCCCTAGTCCTCTTGGTCATTGCCTGCCCTTGTGCGTTGGTCATCTCAACGCCGGTGAGTATCGTATCTGCTTTGACCTCCGCTGCACGCAACGGTGTATTGGTCAAAGGGGGTGTCTTCATGGAGGCCCCCGCGCACCTCAAGGCCATCGCTATGGACAAGACGGGAACCTTGACCGAAGGAAAACCCACGGTCGTGGATATCGTGCCACTGGGCGAACACGACGAGGAAGAACTCCTCATTCGAGCGGCTTCCTTGGAAACACAGAGTGACCACCCGCTGGCAAGGGCAATCGTCGAGGCCGCTAACGAACGAAATGTGCAACTGATGCCTGTTGCTGATTTTCAGATCATCCAGGGCAAAGGTGCCCAAGGAATTTTGAACCATAGGCAGTACTGGATTGGTTCGCATCGCTACTTGGAAGAACGCGATCAAGAGACGCCTGAAGTTCACGAACAACTCGAAGCAATGCAGCAAGCGGGGCGATCGGTCGTCGTCATCGGCAACGACAACCATGTTTGCGGATTCATCACTTTGGCAGACACACTGCGACCTTCAGTAAAGCAAACCCTAAAAGACTTGCACTCCACCGGCATTGAGCACGTTGTAATGCTCACTGGCGACAACCACGGCACAGCCGAAGCAATTGCCTCGGAAGCCGGCATCGATGAAGTCCATGCTGAGCTTTTGCCCGAGGACAAAGTAGACCTCGTCGGCAAGTTAGTCGACAAATATGGCCACGTCGCGATGGTTGGTGACGGCGTGAACGACGCCCCGGCATTGGCCCGCGCGTCGCTTGGCATCGCCATGGGCGCTGCCGGCAGCGACGCCGCCATTGAGACGGCCGACATCGCCCTCTTGGCCGACAACCTCACCAAACTCCCGTGGCTGATCAAGCACTCAAAAAAGACACTTGGAATTATTCACCAAAACATCGGTTGCTCACTCGCGGTCAAAGCGATCTTCATGATCCTCACGTTTGTTGGATTCGCTTCCCTGTGGGCCGCCATTGCTGCGGACATGGGTGCCTCACTTTTGGTGATAGCCAATGGACTCCGTTTGCTGAGAGATCACGATTAATGCATAGAAAGCACCCTACCTCAGCCGAAGATTAGAAAGAGGGGGAGTCAAGGATGGCTCGAATCAACAGAAGTTCGATATGGTTGCTGGCACTGCTGGCTGGCTGCGCGTCTGCGCCCAGCGAACCGATTGTGCTACCCGCTGTTTCTACGCTCCCGACGGAAGCCACGCTGGCTGTTGAAGGGAGCCCTATCAAGCAGGTTGACTATACCGAGGACCAACCCGAGGTTCAGCAACCCACCGCGCTGCTGTCAGAGACGACCCCCGAATTACTAGCCACTCCTCTTGGGGAAGAGTTCAATCAAGACGGCTTGTCAGTTGAAGCAATCGAACAGCTAGCACTCGCCAACAATCCTGCGGTCGGCCTAGCGTCGGCCAAGGTCCGTGCCTTGCGAGGCAAGTATGTGCAGGCGGGGCTTCCTCCTAATCCCACTGTTGGGTATTCAGCCAGTGAAATCGGCCAAGATGGCCGTGCCGGCCAACAAGGTGGTTATGCAGGTCAGGAGTTCATTACTGCCGGGAAGCTCGACAAGAACCGCGCCATCGTGGCCGCAGAAATTGATAAAGCAG contains:
- a CDS encoding NAD(P)/FAD-dependent oxidoreductase; translation: MTNDQRSTTDDSSTPHVVILGAGFGGVGAVLELRDAPVRITILDKHDYHTFQPLLYQVATQELDPTEVGYPVRDLLHRHNNVVFHKCEVNSVDLAKKQVVVDGMSPLDYDYLVLALGAIVNYHGTPGAAEHALPLYTMNDAIRLHDHILKTLEAVDKEPKLIDDGALSFCIIGGGPTGTELAGAMADLLHTELKADYPNLPIDEARVIVYEHSPHLLAPFKPKLRDYARKALEERGVEVQTESGVAEVGAKEITLASGEKVKTHTLVWAAGLQANPIAASLGIELAPGGHVPVGPDLQIKDHPGAFAIGDIASTTEAESGKPLPGLAAVALQAGHYVGKAITHIIAGKEVKPFKYHDKGTMAQVGRGAAVVELPKGGTLTGRVAWLAWLGIHLHLLSSAEEKTSVFVDWGWNLLTHKRGKRIILSDEDHEESNS
- a CDS encoding DUF3124 domain-containing protein, giving the protein MAKIEDSDVDAFMRRFWLILLVCFLVLVVPIFLAAWYMERRLDTVADALRFQAPQAMDESLLDEKLELLTAHPVQGQTVYVPAYSHVYHEDGKPHLLTITLSVRNTSLDRPIIVSSVRYYNTKGNEVKSYLDKPLPLGPLATTEFLIERDDTSGGSGANFLVEWVSNEPVTEPIIEAVMIDTRSQQGISFARSGKVIKEKSPENENPMTN
- a CDS encoding ABC transporter permease — translated: MLGQRLLPWDYGVRNLFRRPTRSALTLGGLTIVVLLVLVVVGFIRGLEKSLSATGNPNVVLVYSLSSAADIENSSIPGRTPALLAASVDGVSRQQGVEYVSPELYLGTRISTANMSEPGMGLVRGVTTAAPLVRDQVQLVEGAWPHAGEVMVGRLVHSKLGANKKDLAIGQQVTFDGRTWTISGHFTAAGSAFESEVWAPLAELQTTLKRQDLSLVAVRMDSPDNVADVDIFCRERIDLELKAVSESVYYASLQKHYKPVRMLGWVVVALIAGSGIFAGLNTMYGAVVGRIRELATLQALGFRRRAILLTLVQEATLLACAGALIACIVGLSLVDGAAVRFTMGAFMLKVDSVGIAVACGVAALLGVVGALPPAVKAMRLPVVEAIKSI
- a CDS encoding efflux RND transporter periplasmic adaptor subunit, producing the protein MPNNTSQLDLSQLAVNRDKPTGSSLRIKRSWLTRYVLPGGILLGFVCLFAWATRDSFLPAQSITVTPVVVSRAEIKQEGTPLFQAAGWIEPRPTPVVASSLAAGVIQEMLVIEGQHVKKGEPVATLIDTDAKLTLGQAEAQHTLQQAEVRRAEAALAAAKTNFAKPLSLQAALADAETLLSKTELELSNLPYALEAAQTRQELATVNVRRKENAGEAIPGRILREAKAELATAKNAVSELVAREPLLRAQLKSLTQKRDALAENLELLTEETRALAEAEANLAVASARAEQTRLRVETAKLQLDRMIVRSPIAGCVLSLEARPGQWLSGVGSSKSQGSSAVVGLYDPKNLQVRVDVRLEDVPQVIIGQPALIETAVLPSPIDGQVISVTTLADIQKNTLQVKVAVNDPPAVIKPEMLGKVTFLAPPSPISEETTGESPLRLFVPQDLITESEGAASVWIADLTGKTARQKTVTLGHGTTEGGLVEILDGLQPTDKLIVAGRESVTEGARIRIK
- a CDS encoding ABC transporter ATP-binding protein, with translation MSLVNVTNVTKEYANGEETIRPLDGVSLSVDEGDFVSLMGASGSGKSTLLNLIAGIDQVTSGEIVVAGTDITKLSRGKLADWRARHIGYIFQTHNLIPVLTAYENVELPLLLLPMSGAERRKRVEIALEAVDLTSRATHYPRQMSGGQEQRVGIARAIVANPTVVVADEPTGSLDDETTEQILQLLERVNNELGMTLLLVTHEADVGARAKRRIRLEHGRLLENGKETKATHLRTA
- a CDS encoding ABC transporter permease, which translates into the protein MFKFIPYVLKSLWRHRARTLLTVSGTAVALLVFCFIGAVQQGLLALTAGEDAGRTLIVFQENRFCPQSSRLPQDYERTISKMAGVQDVVPIKVFTNNCRASLDSIVFQGIQPEKIKAWRDFDLQSGDFSSFAAQDDAALVGADVATRRDLNVGDKFTIGDVSVVIRGVYQSPVAAENNLIFTQLEFLQRARGANEVGTVTQLEVHLNDSADPETLAKQIDQEFKSGPVATTTRTKGMFQADTLADLAELIGFVHWLGYACVGLVLSLVATTTVMAVQDRIKEHAVLQTLGLRPLRVFSLILTESLLLSTIGGILGVAGSALLLSSSGMSVAAEGVTIAFEPSLALAIQGIVVAVVVGILAGITPGWQASRTEIVPALRHA
- a CDS encoding heavy metal translocating P-type ATPase, producing the protein MLNSSNNTPTTDSSADIRLRITGMDCAEEVTLLKRELGPLVGDTDRLQFDIFNRKLTIRQGTPTVSPDAMIAAVTKTGMNAETWNDEPTGAGDGHDHASRSRTILTVFSGVFGLGGLLTHAWLEGGFTNALGSEGMGLNTSVPLPAIALYVAGIIAGVWYVAPRALHSAKRMMPDMNLLMFIAVCGAALIGEWFEAVTVSFLFSLSLLLESWSVGRARRAIAALMDLAPVQARVRNEQGNDIEVTPNEVAIGQLFYVRPGEKIPLDGTIQAGFSAVNQAPITGESAPLTKGPDDQVFAGTINGDGSLEVACTKPANDTTLAHIIQLVEEAQSNRAPSEQWVEKFARYYTPIVMLMAALVMIVPPLFFGGEWSDWFYRSLVLLVIACPCALVISTPVSIVSALTSAARNGVLVKGGVFMEAPAHLKAIAMDKTGTLTEGKPTVVDIVPLGEHDEEELLIRAASLETQSDHPLARAIVEAANERNVQLMPVADFQIIQGKGAQGILNHRQYWIGSHRYLEERDQETPEVHEQLEAMQQAGRSVVVIGNDNHVCGFITLADTLRPSVKQTLKDLHSTGIEHVVMLTGDNHGTAEAIASEAGIDEVHAELLPEDKVDLVGKLVDKYGHVAMVGDGVNDAPALARASLGIAMGAAGSDAAIETADIALLADNLTKLPWLIKHSKKTLGIIHQNIGCSLAVKAIFMILTFVGFASLWAAIAADMGASLLVIANGLRLLRDHD